A stretch of the Agelaius phoeniceus isolate bAgePho1 chromosome 1, bAgePho1.hap1, whole genome shotgun sequence genome encodes the following:
- the NEUROD6 gene encoding neurogenic differentiation factor 6, which yields MLTLPFDESVVMPESQMCRKFPRESDDQKQMKNTESFSKQIILRGKNIKRSPGEETEKEEEEEEREEEDENGLPRRRGLRKKKTSKIRMERIKFRRQEANARERNRMHGLNDALDNLRKVVPCYSKTQKLSKIETLRLAKNYIWALSEILRIGKRPDLLTFVQNLCKGLSQPTTNLVAGCLQLNARSFLMGQAGEGAHHTRTPYSTFYPPYHSPELGTPPGHGTLDNSKSMKPYNYCSTYESFYESTSPECASPQFEGPLSPPPINYNGIFSLKQEESLDYGKNYNYGMHYCAVPPRGPLGQSSMFRLPTESHFPYDLHLRSQSLTMQDELNAVFHN from the coding sequence ATGTTAACACTACCATTTGATGAGTCTGTTGTAATGCCAGAATCCCAGATGTGTAGAAAGTTTCCCAGAGAAAGTGATGACCAAAAGCAAATGAAGAACACAGAAAGCTTTTCAAAGCAGATCATCCTCCGAGGAAAGAATATTAAAAGATCTCCtggagaagaaacagaaaaagaggaagaagaggaagagagagaagaggaggatgagAATGGCTTGCCAAGGCGAAGGggccttaggaaaaaaaagacaagcaaGATAAGGATGGAAAGAATTAAATTCAGGCGTCAAGAAGCCAATGCTAGAGAGAGGAACCGTATGCACGGCCTTAACGATGCTCTGGACAATTTAAGGAAAGTTGTCCCTTGTTATTCTAAAACACAAAAACTGTCTAAAATAGAAACTTTAAGACTAGCCAAGAACTATATTTGGGCTCTTTCTGAAATACTGCGAATTGGGAAGAGACCTGACCTGCTCACCTTTGTCCAAAACTTGTGCAAGGGTCTGTCGCAGCCAACTACAAACTTGGTGGCAGGATGCCTGCAGCTGAATGCCAGAAGTTTCCTAATGGGCCAGGCAGGTGAAGGTGCCCATCATACCCGCACACCCTACTCCACCTTCTATCCTCCCTACCACAGCCCGGAGCTTGGCACCCCCCCAGGGCATGGGACTCTTGACAACTCTAAGTCCATGAAACCATACAATTACTGCAGCACTTACGAGTCCTTCTACGAAAGCACATCCCCTGAGTGCGCCAGCCCACAGTTTGAAGGTCCCTTAAGTCCTCCCCCAATTAACTATAATGGGATATTTTCCCTGAAGCAAGAGGAAAGCTTGGACTATGGCAAAAATTACAATTATGGCATGCATTACTGTGCAGTGCCACCCAGGGGTCCCCTTGGGCAGAGCTCGATGTTCAGGTTGCCTACAGAGAGCCACTTCCCTTATGACTTACATCTGCGCAGCCAGTCTCTCACCATGCAAGATGAATTGAATGCAGTTTTTCATAAttaa